In Candidatus Melainabacteria bacterium RIFOXYA2_FULL_32_9, the DNA window AAAAAGTTAAAAGTTTCTTCCTGGTAGGTGCAAATTCTTAAAATAAGGTGGTAGTATCGATGAAATTATTAGATAAAACAATTAATGAACTAAAAAGTAGCAAACTTAATAACAGACTTAATGAAATGGTTAATGAAATAGTATCAAGATTCAACCAGGTTCTTGCTACTAATAATGTTACAGTCAAAAAGACAAGTTTTAATAGTAAAAATGACGCCAGTAACAGATTAAAATTAGTCTTGATGCATGATAGAAGCAAACTTGCTCCTGGCACTCTTGAGCAAATGAGAGATGAACTTGTTGATGTAATTTCACGCTATGTTGAAATTGACAGAGAAGCGTTAGATCTTAATTTAGAAGACGGCTCAAGTACAATAGCACTTGTTGCAAATATTCCAATACTCAGAAATAAATAAGCTTATTCTGGGTAAACATTAAGCTTTATATTATATCTTTTAATGCCCTTAGGTTAATAACCATAAGGGCATTAGTTAT includes these proteins:
- a CDS encoding cell division topological specificity factor MinE; translation: MVSRFNQVLATNNVTVKKTSFNSKNDASNRLKLVLMHDRSKLAPGTLEQMRDELVDVISRYVEIDREALDLNLEDGSSTIALVANIPILRNK